Proteins from a single region of Macaca thibetana thibetana isolate TM-01 chromosome 4, ASM2454274v1, whole genome shotgun sequence:
- the LOC126952272 gene encoding 60S ribosomal protein L7a-like, translating to MGVPYCIIKGKARLGRLVHRKTCTTVTFTQVNLEDKGTLAKLVEAIRTNYNDRYDEIRRHWGSNVLGPKSVARIAKLEKAKAKELATKLG from the coding sequence ATGGGGGTCCCTTACTGCATTATCAAGGGGAAGGCCAGACTGGGCCGTCTAGTCCACAGGAAGACCTGCACCACTGTCACCTTCACACAGGTGAACTTGGAAGACAAAGGCACTTTGGCTAAGCTGGTGGAAGCTATCAGGACCAATTACAACGACAGATACGATGAGATCCGCCGTCACTGGGGCAGCAATGTCCTGGGTCCCAAGTCTGTGGCTCGTATCGCCAAGCTCGAAAAGGCAAAGGCTAAAGAACTTGCCACTAAGCTGGGTTAA